Proteins encoded by one window of Arachis hypogaea cultivar Tifrunner chromosome 1, arahy.Tifrunner.gnm2.J5K5, whole genome shotgun sequence:
- the LOC112701227 gene encoding uncharacterized protein, with the protein MRHCHRLTCLLIVLSRALPPFIHLAALPCKVVKTLASTAPPSISPSPLVALKIATRFVVLEVPQSLVRQCLLSCPVSQFFSVVLRRVCRQLAVFEGSDIYQKTLAKALAKHFGARLLIVDSLSLPGGTPSKEVDSAKESSKPERPSVLAKRSTHAASLKHSKPASSVDAEIVGGSTISSQAMLKQEVSTASSKGTTIKTGDRVKFVGNFPSAVSSIQNHPSRVMLLGGRAPEYLAHDPLVALVIKLFSSGKALASICLGQLILAAAGVAKDHKFTAFPPVKPAPVASGAHWVEPDTSNSGGW; encoded by the exons ATGCGCCACTGTCACCGTCTCACTTGTCTGCTCATCGTTCTTAGTCGTGCTTTGCCGCCGTTCATCCATCTCGCAGCTCTTCCTTGTAAGGTTGTGAAAACCCTAGCCTCCACCGCGCCGCCATCAATCTCACCGTCGCCGCTCGTCGCGCTCAAGATCGCCACTAGGTTCGTCGTTCTCGAGGTCCCTCAATCCCTCGTTCGCCAATGTTTGCTTTCCTGTCCTGTTTCACAGTTTTTCAGCGTCGTCCTTCGTCGTGTTTGTCGCCAGCTCGCCGTCTTCGAAG GTTCGGATATATATCAGAAGACTCTTGCCAAGGCACTTGCAAAGCATTTTGGTGCAAGGCTACTAATTGTGGATTCCCTTTCACTACCTGGT GGAACTCCATCAAAGGAAGTTGATTCTGCTAAAGAAAGTTCAAAGCCTGAACGACCATCTGTGTTGGCCAAGAGAAGTACACATGCTGCTTCTTTAAAACATAGTAAACCAGCTTCTAGTGTTGATGCTGAAATTGTGGGTGGATCCACAATAAGTTCTCAGGCTATGCTGAAGCAGGAGGTTTCTACTGCTTCATCAAAAGGCACTACTATTAAAACAG GTGATCGAGTAAAATTTGTTGGTAACTTTCCTTCTGCTGTCTCATCAATACAAAATCATCCTTCAAG GGTGATGTTACTGGGTGGAAGAGCGCCAGAGTATCTTGCTCATGATCCTCTTGTGGCACTGGTGATCAAGCTTTTCAGTTCTGGAAAAGCACTTGCTTCCATTTGCCTCGGACAGTTGATTTTGGCAGCTGCAGGTGTAGCTAAAGATCACAAGTTTACCGCTTTTCCTCCTGTTAAACCAGCACCGGTTGCCTCTGGTGCTCATTGGGTTGAACCAGACACTAGCAACAGTGGTGGATGGTAA